The Methanococcoides sp. AM1 DNA window ACAACGAGGACATCGGTCAGGGTCATGAGCGGAATGATAGCAACTATGAATATCAACAAGGAAAACATGGCAGGCCTGGCAACAGCAGGTTTTACAACTGCAACCGAACTTGCAGATACCATGGTGCGTGTCTGTGACATTCCATTCAGGACAGCACATCAGATCGTTGGCGTGCTTGCACGTGGAAATGGAGAACCGACACTTGGTGAGATAGATGCAGTCGCCCACAATGTCATTGGAGAGAGCTTAAGCGGAAGAGGACTTACCGAGCAGATGGTCACCGAGGCGCTTGACCCGATACTGAACGTCAGGAAGCGAACTGTGACCGGCGGACCATCCCCTGATGCCATGCAGCAGTTGATCAGCAATTGCAAGGCAAGATCAACAGAGGATGAGGACAGCCTCAATGAACTGAAAACTAATGTTGACAGCGCTATGGAAACACTGTTCGGCGTCGTAGATGACTGCAGGAATACCTGAGAAGTGTGAAAATTACGAACGATCATATTGATGAGGGATTATGATGGATTTTGAACTTGGCGACAGGATAAGGATAGAGAAGGACAGAAATGTTTACGAAGGCATCGTGATGCCAACAACGACCGATCATGTTGTGATCAAGATGGTCAGTGGATACAATGCAGGTATCAACCCCGAAGGCGCAACGATAACACTGCTTGAGAAAGCTGATCCGAAAAAAGCATCGAAGAAAGAGAAAGAAGGAAAAGTCAAACCATCAAAGAAACTCCCAAAGGTCACCATCCTTTCCACCGGCGGAACGATAGCCAGTAAAGTGGACTACCGCACAGGCGCTGTTACCGCACAATTCTCTGCTGACGATATCGTTGATGCCATCCCGGAGATCACAGAGATCGCAAACATCAGCGGAAGGGTTGTTTACAACATCCTGTCCGAGAACATGAAGACCGAATACTGGACAGAACTCGCCCGCGCTGTCGCCGAAGAGATCGAGAACGGTGCTGACGGCATCATCGTTGCCCACGGAACTGACACCATGATGTACTCCGCAGCAGCCCTGTCGTTTATGCTCAAGACCCCGGTACCCATCGTCTTCGTGGGCTCCCAGCGCAGTGCTGACAGACCAAGCAGCGATAACGCTATGAATGCCATTTGTGCCACAAAGGTCGCTGTCAGTGACATTGCCGAAGTATGCGTGGTCATGCACGACACCGCCTGTGACGACAGGTGTGCCATCCATTACGGTACAAAGGTCAGGAAGATGCACACATCCAGAAGAGATGCATTCCGTTCCATCAATTCCGACCCTATCGGCTATGTGGACTATTCCACAAAAAGAATCGAGACGGTCATGCCATACACAAAACGCGGCACCCATGAACTGGAAGTTAAAGCCACCCTTGAACCAAAATGCGCCCTGGTAAAATTCGTACCCGGTGCAGACCCGGACATCCTCTCGTACTACATCGACTCCGGCTACAAGGGACTCGTCATAGAAGGAACCGGACTGGGCCATGTATCCACCGACTGGATCCCGAATATCAGGCGCGCTACAGAAGCAGGACTCCCAGTGGTCATGACATCACAGTGCCTCAACGGGCGTGTATGCGACCGCGTCTACGACACTGGAAGAGATATCCTGAAAGCCGGTGCAATAGAAGGAGAAGATATGCTTCCAGAGGTCGCTTTGGTGAAGCTTATGTGGGCACTTGGACAAGACAGAGATGCTAGTGAAATCGCTGCGGCTATGGGGACAAGTGTTGAGAACGAGATAACAGAATGTACGTTGAAGTGAGGGAATTGCTTCAACTGATTCTTTTTTTAAGTAAATTGAATTAAAAAGAGAGTATTCGGTGCAGTTATGCACCATTATTTTCTAAATTTTAGAATATTCGACTGTGGCACTACATCGAGTGCTCACATTCCAAGTGCGTACGCTGCAAGAACAGCAGCAACAATTATACCAATCGCAAGCATCGTGATCTCAGCAATAGCTAAAGATGCTGCATTTTCGTTATTTATTATTTTAAACATTTTATGTCCTCCAATATGTGTACAATGTATAATTCCCATTTAAACATTGGCACATCTTCAGAAATTAATAATTCATTTCTAATTGTCATTAGATGTAAGCTAAGAACAAATCGTGTAAAAATCCAGATAGATAATGGGAAAAATAGAAATTATTTCAGTTATTAGACATCAAATTATGAATCTCAAAAAAGACCCGACGGTTTGGAGTGGTTCATTTATTCAAACAGAGCACATCAATAAATCGATGAAAGCATGTTGTTGCGGCATTAAGCTGGAATTAAAGAAAAAGGATGATGCATGACTGCACCATACTTAGAACCTGACATCGATGTCAGTTATCATCTGCTGACTGGAAACGTCAACGAACTTAACCGTTCCAGTTTCCCCAAAGGCAACGATATCAGCCAGATCCCCTTCAGCATTTTCATTAGTAAGGTGCGTAGCGGTACCAATTGCAAACCCACCAATCTCATCGACCTCATTGAAAATGTACAGGGATTCACCGGCTTTGAATTCCAGATCATCGTCAGTTGTCAACAGGGTCACATCAACCACTTCACCGTCAACAACCATCTTTGTGTTTGAGGAAGCGAGGTAAAGTTCATCACCGCCCTGATGTTCGAGCATGATGACAGAATGGTCACCCATACTGTACGAACTTGCCCTGACACCTGCCTGAGGTGCCACATCGCCGGTACCCAATCCGAGAGAGAATGCTATGATGATAGTAGCAACGATGATTCCTACTGCAACCATCATGATTTCAGCGACTACTGGTGACACTGCGTCTTCATTTACATTAATGTTGAACATTTGGAGATTCTCCGATATTATATAGAATATATGTATAAATAGGAATATAAGTATTTGTAGGTTGTTTCTTTTACTCAATTATATGAAGATTCATTTAGAAATCAAAACAATTGTTGAGTAAGAATGAAGAAGGGTGAAATTAATTAAAACAATCGATTTTAATGATTAGTTTATTTTTGGAAATTAATAAAATTTAAAAAAAAAGAATGGTGCTAATTTTAGCACCATGGTTTCATTGAATTTAGAACCTGACATCAAGGTCAGCAATCATCTGCTGGCTGGCAACATCGATGAACTTTACGTTAATTGTATCACCAGAGGCTGCAACATCAGCTGGCGTTCCAATTGCGGCAAAAGTAGTGCTGTTTCCTAAAACATCAGCAGTACCATTATTATACAGATATAGAGTTTCTCCAGCTTCAAAAGTCAAAGAATCATCGCTTACAAGATCAAGACCTACAACATCACCAGCAATGCTAACTCTTGTGTTTGATGAAGCAAGATTAATTTCATCTCCACCCTGGTGCTCAATAAGTACGACACTAGTACTGTTATCAACTTCTGCACTTGCCCTTACACTTGACTGTGGTGCCATCTCGGATGGTCCCATTCCAAACACGAATGCTGCGATAACAGCAGCAAGGATCACAGTGATTGCGACCATCAGGATTACACCGATGACCGGAGACACTGCATCTTCATTTCTGTTCATTTTAAACAAATTATATTCCTCCACTTTTATATAGGCTTAGTTTAATTAATACTTTTCTGTTGCTTCTTCTGTACTACTTTCTCTAGCTTGTGAGTCCACATCTCATCACTCATTTCAGTGTACTCGCACTCAAGATAGTGCTGAACCGCTGTACTCAGGGCATCCTTTGTAGAGGGTTCTTTGGTCTTTTTCTTAAGTTCTTCAAGCTGATCCTCAGTAAGCACAGTTTGTGCATGTACTATTTTCATGAGAACTGTCTCCTGATAAGATAATCATGAGAACATACACATCATAGCTCTCATCATAATAATAATAATGATAATATAAGTATAAAACTATTTCGCCAAACAAAATCAGACAAATAAAATCCAATTAATAGATATGAAGAATAAATATAATAACTATTGCATACTGACAAACGTACATATATTCAAAAACAGTGTCAATCGAACGAATTTAGGAGTAGGACAAGTAATAATAGAACTGTCAATAAATAAAACACAGCAACCAAAAAAATAGAAAAGCTCCTTAGAAAGGAGCTTTTGATCTGATGTAATGAACTTATGTAATGATCTTATCGAGCTGACCGGATTCGATGGCGCGGCGGATCTCGAAAGCCACACGCCTTCCGGTGCTCATTGGCTTGCGCCAGAGGGTGTTGCCGTATGGATGACCTACGGACATGTGAACATTGGTGCCGCCACCCACTCTT harbors:
- a CDS encoding type IV pilin, whose protein sequence is MNRNEDAVSPVIGVILMVAITVILAAVIAAFVFGMGPSEMAPQSSVRASAEVDNSTSVVLIEHQGGDEINLASSNTRVSIAGDVVGLDLVSDDSLTFEAGETLYLYNNGTADVLGNSTTFAAIGTPADVAASGDTINVKFIDVASQQMIADLDVRF
- a CDS encoding type IV pilin, which produces MFNINVNEDAVSPVVAEIMMVAVGIIVATIIIAFSLGLGTGDVAPQAGVRASSYSMGDHSVIMLEHQGGDELYLASSNTKMVVDGEVVDVTLLTTDDDLEFKAGESLYIFNEVDEIGGFAIGTATHLTNENAEGDLADIVAFGETGTVKFVDVSSQQMITDIDVRF
- the gatD gene encoding Glu-tRNA(Gln) amidotransferase subunit GatD → MDFELGDRIRIEKDRNVYEGIVMPTTTDHVVIKMVSGYNAGINPEGATITLLEKADPKKASKKEKEGKVKPSKKLPKVTILSTGGTIASKVDYRTGAVTAQFSADDIVDAIPEITEIANISGRVVYNILSENMKTEYWTELARAVAEEIENGADGIIVAHGTDTMMYSAAALSFMLKTPVPIVFVGSQRSADRPSSDNAMNAICATKVAVSDIAEVCVVMHDTACDDRCAIHYGTKVRKMHTSRRDAFRSINSDPIGYVDYSTKRIETVMPYTKRGTHELEVKATLEPKCALVKFVPGADPDILSYYIDSGYKGLVIEGTGLGHVSTDWIPNIRRATEAGLPVVMTSQCLNGRVCDRVYDTGRDILKAGAIEGEDMLPEVALVKLMWALGQDRDASEIAAAMGTSVENEITECTLK
- a CDS encoding DUF5371 family protein, encoding MKIVHAQTVLTEDQLEELKKKTKEPSTKDALSTAVQHYLECEYTEMSDEMWTHKLEKVVQKKQQKSIN